From one Asterias amurensis chromosome 10, ASM3211899v1 genomic stretch:
- the LOC139943335 gene encoding ryncolin-1-like translates to MEVMIIILLLILMAQFCRSETQRQFTQDFYLAENRALLNHVFEWKTVSSPVICGRDCSMDPQCASFNYHIIRGICELNNASRAHSPDDFVEIQGSAYYDDNLDTLSFSLHSTTTTTSYSSCLEMYQAGYSINGLYTIFPSSLTDGLQVYCDMETDGGGWIVFQRRQDGSVNFYRTWAEYQSGFGDLQNEFWLGNDILRDLTGSGQWQLRVDIEDWQSETTWASYGEFAVTGDKYTLQVGSYDAQSTAGDSMAHHNGHSFTTKDQDNDAKSFNCAEQWEGAWWYNNCFRANLNGKYYPQGDVPFGHGIQWVIQKGYYYSHKKISMKIRQVL, encoded by the coding sequence ATGGAAGTTATGATCATAATCTTGTTGCTGATTTTGATGGCACAATTCTGTCGGAGTGAGACTCAACGACAGTTCACTCAGGATTTCTACTTGGCTGAAAACCGCGCCTTACTGAATCATGTGTTTGAGTGGAAGACTGTATCTTCTCctgtgatctgtgggcgagactgctctatggatccacagtgtgcatcattcaactatCACATCATAAGAGGTATTTGTGAATTGAATAATGCCAGCAGAGCCCACAGCCCTGATGACTTTGTTGAGATTCAAGGAAGTGCCTACTATGATGACAACTTGGACACTTTATCATTTTCACTACACAGCACTACCACTACAACAAGTTACAGTAGTTGTCTGGAGATGTATCAAGCTGGTTACAGCATCAATGGTTTATACACCATCTTTCCTTCAAGTCTGACTGATGGGTTACAGgtttactgtgatatggagacagatggaggaggctggatcgtgttccagaggagacaagatggcTCTGTTAACTTTTACCGTACCTGGGCTGAATACCAATCTGGGTTTGGTGATCTACAGAATGAGTTCTGGCTGGGGAATGATATCCTGCGTGACCTTACTGGGTCAGGTCAATGGCAACTCAGAGTAGATATTGAAGATTGGCAGTCCGAAACAACTTGGgcttcttatggtgagtttgctGTTACAGGTGACAAGTACACTCTCCAGGTTGGTTCATATGATGCTCAGAGTACAGCAGGTGATTCAATGGCACACCATAATGGCCATTCATTCACAACGAAGGATCAAGACAATGATGCAAAATCTTTTAACTGTGCCGAGCAATGGGAAGGTGCCTGGTGGTATAATAACTGCTTTCGTGCTAACCTTAACGGTAAATACTATCCACAGGGAGATGTGCCATTTGGACATGGAATACAATGGGTCATACAGAAAGGATATTACTACTCCCACAAAAAAATCAGCATGAAAATACGGCAAGTTTTGTAA